The following coding sequences are from one Leucoraja erinacea ecotype New England chromosome 2, Leri_hhj_1, whole genome shotgun sequence window:
- the cfap90 gene encoding uncharacterized protein CFAP90 isoform X2, protein MTEISKRLSKNIPLSALSAFSFIPERRESNEITYFGNQKKEVSMLLYDRVFQVQQGYNNKIHRDDRENSGSQGLHVNAEVYNPHLVILLKAPQNLRGDFPRIMPVNLCNTELYYRNSWDLLTSNLL, encoded by the exons ATGACCGAAATCAGCAAACGACTGAGCAAGAACATACCGCTCTCCGCATTATCTGCCTTCAGCTTCATCCCGGAGAGGAGAGAGTCCAATGAGATCACGTACTTCGGTAATCAGAAAAAA GAAGTATCCATGCTGCTTTATGATCGGGTTTTTCAAGTGCAACAAGGATATAATAACAAAATTCATCGTGACGATCGAGAAAACAGCGGGAGCCAAGGACTTCATGTGAATGCGGAG GTCTACAATCCTCATTTGGTCATTTTGTTGAAGGCGCCTCAGAATCTGAGAGGCGATTTCCCCAGGATTATGCCAGTAAACCTCTGCAATACGGAACTCTACTACAGGAATTCATGGGATTTGTTGACCAGCAATTTACTATGA
- the cfap90 gene encoding uncharacterized protein CFAP90 isoform X1, giving the protein MTEISKRLSKNIPLSALSAFSFIPERRESNEITYFGNQKKEVSMLLYDRVFQVQQGYNNKIHRDDRENSGSQGLHVNAEEKLRIVPVITSSFYGKRPQLEPTNRNFVRVAHVQAEFYRRNGITNYLEERMKIDRNNM; this is encoded by the exons ATGACCGAAATCAGCAAACGACTGAGCAAGAACATACCGCTCTCCGCATTATCTGCCTTCAGCTTCATCCCGGAGAGGAGAGAGTCCAATGAGATCACGTACTTCGGTAATCAGAAAAAA GAAGTATCCATGCTGCTTTATGATCGGGTTTTTCAAGTGCAACAAGGATATAATAACAAAATTCATCGTGACGATCGAGAAAACAGCGGGAGCCAAGGACTTCATGTGAATGCGGAG GAGAAATTACGAATAGTTCCAGTCATAACATCATCATTCTACGGTAAACGCCCCCAACTTGAGCCAACAAATCGGAATTTTGTCAGAGTTGCCCATGTGCAAGCAGAATTTTACAGAAGAAATGGCATTACTAACTATTTGGAAGAGAGAATGAAAATAGATAGGAATAACATGTAA